A window of the Schistocerca nitens isolate TAMUIC-IGC-003100 chromosome 5, iqSchNite1.1, whole genome shotgun sequence genome harbors these coding sequences:
- the LOC126260428 gene encoding late cornified envelope-like proline-rich protein 1 — translation MIKQIDRGCCVRALPCFPFPNPPNCPPCQPSAVLTCKPRCCPPPCCPPYPCPPVLCPPCRPKPRCCPPKGCLPCTAPTCPSNQVCVKPPPCPRPSCTPLCMPVYAPRAPRVPCVDQRPRIVNVAVHEVRPSSALKFVYFNTAPGLDFCQQELGCLSKLL, via the coding sequence AGGGTGCTGCGTGCGAGCACTGCCGTGCTTCCCGTTCCCGAACCCGCCCAACTGCCCGCCGTGCCAGCCGAGCGCGGTGCTGACGTGCAAGCCGCGCTGCTGCCCGCCGCCGTGCTGCCCGCCGTACCCGTGCCCGCCCGTGCTGTGCCCGCCGTGCCGGCCCAAGCCGCGCTGCTGCCCGCCCAAGGGCTGCCTGCCGTGCACGGCGCCCACCTGCCCCAGCAACCAGGTGTGCGTCAAGCCGCCCCCCTGCCCGCGGCCCTCGTGCACGCCGCTCTGCATGCCCGTCTACGCGCCGCGCGCTCCCAGGGTGCCGTGCGTCGACCAGCGGCCCCGCATCGTCAACGTCGCCGTGCACGAAGTCCGGCCCAGCTCCGCCCTCAAGTTCGTCTACTTCAACACAGCTCCCGGGCTGGACTTTTGCCAGCAG